One Pseudomonas entomophila genomic window carries:
- a CDS encoding SEL1-like repeat protein: MNAKNTPRLLLAGLGLIWAGSACAGQSLEQIRYALYKDPAADVVADLRQLADRGDLASKQLLGDVLANSDGANRQEIVRLYQEAFADGHGQIPALASLARLLDRTARLQRSHEAWVRQALTRFPNGLDPRSTSTSLEVFLVYPQQFPGERAAELLALYEQSCLLNCRAELYRAVVAERQGERAEAERWYRKAARIDPRGVERYYRFLGERQDTAFLDFARSLEPEMAGLPVEVVHRIGALLDNIHGVFRGELEAEREQRQGSAMGPKVEPTPEQLARDKANEKLRADGIAEAQRWLDHAVARGYLPALVSKANFMISNPTEHNAEETQALIAQVRAKEPTRAKALEAAFYMVNNWLTLDPEKAQVLIDELIAARYPDAQLLLGDLYSKGGLDQPDQQRAIAVWQAQAEQGATAAWYRMATVYLRGRAICHDPVKAYTYARIALDLGETRARGLLKRLDKTLPKDDIERALAARNDLLKEAPL, encoded by the coding sequence ATGAACGCCAAGAACACGCCGCGCCTGCTGCTGGCCGGCCTGGGCCTGATCTGGGCCGGCAGCGCCTGCGCAGGGCAGAGCCTGGAGCAGATCCGCTACGCGCTGTACAAGGACCCGGCGGCCGATGTCGTGGCCGACCTGCGTCAGCTCGCCGACCGTGGCGACCTGGCCTCCAAGCAGTTGCTTGGCGATGTGCTGGCCAACAGCGACGGCGCCAACCGTCAGGAGATCGTGCGCCTGTACCAGGAAGCCTTCGCCGACGGCCATGGCCAGATCCCGGCGCTCGCCTCGCTGGCGCGCTTGCTCGACCGTACTGCGCGCCTGCAGCGCAGCCACGAGGCGTGGGTGCGCCAAGCTCTGACCCGCTTCCCCAACGGTCTCGACCCGCGCAGTACAAGTACCAGCCTGGAGGTGTTCCTGGTCTACCCGCAGCAGTTCCCCGGCGAACGCGCCGCCGAACTGCTGGCGCTGTACGAGCAGAGCTGCCTGCTCAATTGCCGTGCCGAGCTGTACCGCGCCGTGGTCGCCGAACGCCAGGGCGAACGCGCCGAAGCCGAACGCTGGTACCGCAAGGCCGCGCGCATCGACCCACGCGGCGTCGAGCGCTACTACCGCTTCCTGGGCGAGCGCCAGGACACAGCCTTTCTGGACTTCGCCCGCAGCCTGGAGCCCGAAATGGCCGGTTTGCCGGTGGAGGTCGTGCACCGCATCGGCGCGCTGCTGGACAACATCCACGGCGTGTTCCGTGGCGAACTGGAGGCCGAGCGCGAACAACGCCAGGGCAGCGCCATGGGCCCCAAGGTCGAGCCGACACCTGAACAACTGGCCCGCGACAAGGCCAACGAAAAGCTGCGCGCCGACGGTATCGCCGAAGCCCAGCGCTGGCTGGACCATGCGGTCGCCCGTGGCTACCTGCCGGCGCTGGTGTCCAAGGCCAACTTCATGATCTCCAACCCCACCGAGCACAACGCCGAAGAAACCCAGGCGCTGATCGCCCAGGTGCGGGCCAAGGAGCCGACCCGGGCCAAGGCGCTGGAGGCGGCGTTCTACATGGTCAACAACTGGCTGACCCTCGACCCGGAAAAAGCCCAGGTGCTGATCGACGAACTGATCGCCGCCCGCTACCCCGACGCCCAGTTGCTGCTGGGTGACCTGTACAGCAAGGGCGGCCTCGACCAGCCCGACCAGCAACGCGCCATCGCCGTCTGGCAGGCCCAGGCCGAACAGGGCGCCACCGCCGCCTGGTACCGCATGGCCACCGTGTACCTGCGCGGCCGTGCGATCTGCCACGACCCGGTCAAAGCCTACACCTACGCGCGCATCGCCCTGGACCTGGGCGAGACCCGCGCCCGTGGCCTGCTCAAACGGCTGGACAAGACCCTGCCCAAGGATGATATCGAGCGCGCCCTGGCCGCACGCAACGATCTGTTGAAGGAAGCCCCCCTGTGA
- a CDS encoding PilZ domain-containing protein, with protein MSTSNTPTATIVHEAIDERQYVRTRMNARVRLSTKGREPFAADLQDISLGGIGLLHEAPLTVGALYDASIQLRLNQVDLAIDAKVRIVSQRGQEVGAQFVDLDAQKRDILRYLISAYLSGEVADIDGLFNVMQRENYIKARKHQQASARTPGERLKAVAGTALYTAAGLAALGFVAYKSYLLFFRIPAVQATVAANAQVISMPDNGYVKYLLPAGATEVRAGQPLANISTQLATSFTSPADMKALADLAPGDLQALLGRASIETVINSPCDCQVWYPSQPLDGFGYKAAPMLHLLPKHEGLFVRANVPFDKLADVSRVRSVDMQVFGLDQHFSGTLVDARSDEVNRNLALTIQPDSPLPAAAYQKAVAVDLYLGLPFGSGN; from the coding sequence ATGAGTACTTCGAACACCCCAACGGCCACTATCGTCCACGAGGCCATCGACGAGCGGCAGTACGTGCGCACCCGGATGAACGCCCGCGTGCGCCTGTCCACGAAAGGCCGCGAGCCCTTCGCGGCGGATCTGCAGGATATCTCCCTGGGCGGTATCGGCCTGTTGCACGAGGCACCGCTGACCGTGGGCGCGCTGTACGACGCATCGATCCAGTTGCGCCTGAACCAGGTCGACCTGGCCATCGACGCCAAGGTGCGCATCGTCTCCCAGCGCGGCCAGGAGGTCGGCGCCCAGTTCGTCGACCTCGACGCACAGAAGCGCGACATCCTGCGCTACCTGATCAGCGCCTACCTGTCGGGCGAGGTCGCCGACATCGATGGCCTGTTCAACGTGATGCAGCGCGAGAACTACATCAAGGCGCGCAAGCACCAGCAGGCCAGCGCGCGCACCCCGGGCGAGCGCCTGAAGGCCGTGGCTGGTACGGCGCTGTACACCGCGGCGGGCCTGGCAGCGCTGGGCTTCGTCGCCTACAAGAGCTATTTGCTGTTCTTCCGTATCCCGGCGGTCCAGGCCACGGTGGCGGCCAACGCCCAGGTGATCAGCATGCCGGACAACGGCTACGTGAAGTACCTGCTGCCGGCCGGCGCCACCGAGGTGCGGGCCGGCCAGCCGCTGGCGAACATCTCCACCCAGCTGGCCACCAGTTTCACCAGCCCGGCAGACATGAAGGCCCTGGCCGACCTCGCGCCCGGCGACCTGCAGGCGCTGCTGGGGCGCGCCAGCATCGAGACGGTGATCAACAGCCCGTGCGACTGCCAGGTCTGGTATCCGTCGCAACCGCTGGATGGCTTCGGCTACAAGGCCGCGCCGATGCTGCACCTGCTGCCGAAACACGAGGGCCTGTTCGTGCGCGCCAACGTGCCGTTCGACAAGCTCGCCGATGTGAGCCGCGTGCGCTCGGTGGACATGCAGGTATTCGGCCTCGACCAGCACTTCAGCGGCACGCTGGTGGATGCCCGCTCCGACGAGGTCAACCGCAACCTGGCCCTGACCATCCAGCCAGACAGCCCGCTGCCGGCGGCGGCCTACCAGAAGGCGGTGGCGGTCGACCTGTACCTGGGCCTGCCGTTCGGCAGCGGCAACTGA
- a CDS encoding MBOAT family O-acyltransferase, which yields MIFASNVFLFLYLPLFLAIYYLVRPRWRSLVIVAASYIFYAWWRPDFLLLFVAITAWNYGFGLGIKARLDSADKRGALRLLWLGVAGNLATLGYFKYANFGAEVLALLLAPLGIDTWTLENIFLPLGISFYVFHALSYIVDIYRKDATPTRSFIDFAAFVALFPHLVAGPILRYSQLAPQLRQRSHSLELFSLGVCRFMLGFIMKVLIADRLAPINALFVGEGTLQFSDAWFGLVVSTLQLYFDFAGYSHMALGLALMMGFRFPENFNQPYVSQSITEFWSRWHMTLAHFLRDYVYLPLVRKRVAGALPALVWTMLLSGLWHGASFAFICWGLFFGVGMVLERKFGLATKLNTPYRLGRNLRTALLITFSMPLFFTMDLRHSLAIYQALLGFNGLGSLELYVLGASKMAMSFAVVALAWLVLAGINNVRFYAGNQDGYFMRHVGVLHSLLLWGGFLLALSSLAASSFSPFLYFQF from the coding sequence ATGATCTTCGCTTCCAATGTGTTCCTGTTCCTCTACCTGCCCCTGTTCCTGGCCATCTACTACCTGGTCCGGCCGCGGTGGCGCTCGCTGGTGATCGTGGCCGCCAGCTACATTTTCTACGCCTGGTGGCGCCCGGACTTCCTGCTGCTGTTCGTCGCCATCACCGCTTGGAACTACGGTTTCGGCCTGGGCATCAAGGCGCGCCTGGACAGCGCTGACAAACGCGGGGCCTTGCGCCTGCTGTGGCTTGGCGTGGCCGGCAACCTGGCCACGCTCGGCTACTTCAAGTACGCCAATTTCGGCGCCGAGGTGCTGGCCCTGCTGCTGGCGCCGCTGGGCATCGATACCTGGACCCTGGAAAACATCTTCCTGCCGCTGGGCATCTCGTTCTATGTGTTCCATGCCCTGAGCTACATCGTCGACATCTACCGCAAGGACGCCACGCCGACCCGCAGCTTCATCGACTTCGCCGCCTTCGTCGCGCTGTTCCCGCACCTGGTGGCAGGCCCGATCCTGCGCTACAGCCAGTTGGCACCGCAACTGCGCCAGCGCAGCCACTCACTGGAGCTGTTCTCCCTGGGCGTGTGCCGCTTCATGCTCGGCTTCATCATGAAGGTGCTGATCGCCGACCGTCTGGCGCCGATCAACGCGCTATTCGTCGGCGAAGGCACGCTGCAGTTCAGCGATGCCTGGTTCGGCCTGGTGGTGTCGACGTTGCAGCTGTACTTCGATTTCGCCGGCTACAGCCATATGGCCCTGGGCCTGGCCTTGATGATGGGGTTTCGCTTCCCGGAAAACTTCAATCAACCCTACGTGTCGCAGAGCATCACCGAGTTCTGGTCGCGCTGGCACATGACCCTCGCGCATTTTCTGCGCGACTACGTGTACCTGCCGCTGGTGCGCAAGCGCGTGGCCGGCGCCCTGCCGGCGCTGGTCTGGACCATGTTGCTGTCCGGGCTGTGGCACGGCGCGAGCTTCGCCTTCATCTGCTGGGGGTTGTTCTTCGGGGTGGGGATGGTGCTGGAGCGTAAGTTCGGCCTGGCCACCAAGCTCAACACGCCTTACCGCCTGGGGCGCAACCTGCGCACGGCGCTGCTGATCACCTTCAGCATGCCGCTGTTCTTCACCATGGACCTGCGCCACAGCCTCGCCATCTACCAGGCGTTGCTGGGTTTCAACGGCCTCGGCTCGCTGGAGCTGTACGTGCTGGGGGCCTCGAAGATGGCCATGAGTTTCGCCGTGGTGGCGCTGGCCTGGCTGGTGCTGGCGGGGATCAACAACGTGCGGTTCTACGCCGGCAACCAGGACGGCTACTTCATGCGCCATGTGGGTGTGCTGCACAGCCTGTTGCTGTGGGGCGGCTTCCTGCTGGCGCTGAGCAGCCTGGCGGCCAGTTCGTTCTCGCCGTTCCTGTATTTCCAGTTCTAG
- a CDS encoding alginate export family protein, whose product MKAHHPLLGALLALAPLPTALALEEVTGPEADSSAPVRVASADEPAITSEVFNKFTVQAGYGPQDSQVGRDRETFYSLRYEPSFAWYSPEKRWARWMVYGRLWLNYDSSQSSNLANESTNNNEREQPEGWYAELRELYVKRNLIGDDPRFSLSLGRQRFHDDYGIWWDDSLESLRFNYQDTFSDAFVAVGQKFRNYNTDVNALAASEARTLYLMGQYAYRWSPNNQAGLRLMQENDRSGHDIDDRYDFKGWRYGLFFKGDHLPLASDYHLELAALDGTMDNTAGNGVTSTGHSSRGWAALGELGKRFDTLPWTPRVALRGGLTDKPDNDNDGFRLNPIQSDRITRQGAYSTRLTSAFVALDLRNLSYYGIALETRPTPRSALDLRVTQLNLRDPGGALPIRLAADARARRQSELNAGLHGKGGNVGQMIDLNYYWKMFPVALDGKHLDVNTLVSASYLNAGSALDTGDDYQLSVGVVISY is encoded by the coding sequence GTGAAAGCGCACCACCCCCTGCTCGGCGCCCTGCTCGCCCTGGCACCGTTGCCAACGGCCCTGGCGCTCGAGGAAGTCACCGGCCCCGAAGCCGACAGCAGCGCACCCGTGCGCGTGGCCAGCGCCGACGAACCAGCGATCACTTCGGAAGTCTTCAACAAGTTCACCGTGCAGGCCGGCTATGGCCCGCAGGACTCGCAGGTCGGGCGTGATCGCGAGACCTTCTACAGCCTGCGCTACGAGCCATCGTTCGCCTGGTACTCGCCGGAAAAACGCTGGGCCAGGTGGATGGTCTATGGCCGCCTGTGGCTGAACTACGACTCCAGCCAGTCGAGCAACCTGGCCAACGAATCGACCAACAACAACGAACGCGAGCAGCCTGAAGGCTGGTACGCCGAGCTGCGCGAGCTGTACGTCAAACGCAACCTGATCGGCGACGACCCGCGCTTCTCGTTGTCGCTCGGCCGCCAGCGCTTCCACGACGACTACGGCATCTGGTGGGACGACAGCCTGGAGTCGCTGCGTTTCAACTACCAGGACACCTTCTCCGACGCCTTCGTCGCGGTCGGGCAGAAATTTCGCAACTACAACACCGACGTCAATGCGCTGGCCGCCAGCGAGGCACGCACGCTGTACCTCATGGGCCAGTACGCCTATCGCTGGAGCCCGAATAACCAGGCCGGCCTGCGCCTGATGCAGGAAAACGACCGCAGCGGCCACGACATCGACGACCGCTACGACTTCAAGGGCTGGCGCTACGGGCTGTTCTTCAAGGGCGACCACTTGCCACTGGCCAGTGACTACCACCTGGAGCTGGCGGCGCTGGACGGCACGATGGACAACACCGCCGGCAACGGCGTCACCAGCACGGGGCACAGCAGTCGCGGCTGGGCGGCATTGGGCGAGCTCGGCAAGCGCTTCGATACCCTGCCCTGGACGCCGCGCGTGGCCCTGCGCGGCGGCCTGACCGACAAGCCGGACAACGACAACGACGGTTTTCGCCTCAACCCGATCCAGTCCGACCGCATCACCCGCCAGGGCGCTTACAGCACGCGCCTGACCAGCGCGTTCGTCGCCCTCGACCTGCGCAACCTGAGCTACTACGGCATCGCCCTGGAAACCCGCCCCACCCCGCGCAGCGCCCTGGACCTGCGGGTCACCCAGCTCAACCTGCGCGACCCGGGCGGTGCCCTGCCGATCCGCCTGGCCGCCGATGCCCGCGCCCGGCGCCAGAGCGAACTCAACGCCGGCCTGCACGGCAAGGGCGGCAACGTCGGGCAGATGATCGACCTCAACTACTACTGGAAAATGTTCCCGGTCGCCCTCGACGGCAAGCACCTGGACGTCAACACCCTGGTCAGCGCCAGCTACCTCAACGCAGGCAGCGCGCTGGACACCGGCGACGACTACCAACTGAGCGTCGGCGTCGTGATCAGCTACTGA
- a CDS encoding alginate O-acetyltransferase, whose translation MYPVMKSASKANGVLFALVLAAMFVYSLPPVVSFARNQTDAWNLFVDGKLLRKFEQAYDKRFFLRDPSIGLWADAQFQLFGEGSSGVVLGRRGWLYTRQEYRVPNDLDANLARQLQQITEVAQRLASHGKHLVLLPLPMKLDIYAQHAQRAFDPRVSSLYARFVSDLQARQLDVVALREAYLRNLSGPALFLKSDTHWSPDGARLSAYELARQRPQLLGDQVYVSHRTGEKQVKGDLMNYLQFDHARLAPQFGPNPIELYETLKAEQDSDALFAEQTQNLLLVGTSYSKIDDWNFVGFLKEALNRDLLSIAVEARGPFEAMNQFLASDQLQDPRIDTVVWEFPLRTLLAQRPDTARHTAQPGHF comes from the coding sequence ATGTACCCAGTGATGAAATCGGCCAGCAAGGCCAACGGTGTGCTCTTCGCCCTGGTGCTGGCGGCGATGTTCGTCTATTCGCTGCCCCCTGTGGTGAGCTTCGCCCGCAACCAGACCGACGCCTGGAACCTGTTCGTCGACGGCAAGCTGTTGCGCAAGTTCGAACAGGCCTACGACAAGCGCTTCTTCCTGCGCGATCCGTCGATCGGGCTATGGGCAGACGCCCAGTTCCAACTGTTCGGCGAGGGCTCCAGCGGCGTGGTACTGGGCAGGCGCGGCTGGCTCTACACTCGCCAGGAATACCGCGTGCCCAACGACCTGGACGCCAACCTGGCCCGCCAACTGCAACAGATCACCGAGGTTGCCCAGCGCTTGGCCAGCCATGGCAAGCACCTGGTGCTGCTGCCGCTGCCGATGAAACTTGACATCTACGCCCAGCACGCCCAGCGCGCCTTCGACCCGCGGGTTTCCAGCCTCTACGCCCGCTTCGTCAGCGACCTGCAAGCCCGGCAGCTGGACGTGGTGGCACTGCGCGAGGCCTACCTGCGCAACCTGTCCGGGCCAGCGCTGTTCCTCAAGTCCGACACCCACTGGAGCCCGGACGGCGCGCGCCTGTCGGCCTACGAACTGGCCCGCCAGCGCCCGCAATTGCTGGGTGACCAGGTGTACGTGTCGCACAGGACCGGCGAGAAACAGGTCAAGGGCGACCTGATGAACTACCTGCAGTTCGACCATGCGCGCCTGGCGCCGCAGTTCGGCCCCAACCCGATCGAGCTGTACGAGACCCTCAAGGCCGAACAAGACAGTGACGCACTGTTCGCTGAGCAGACCCAGAACCTGCTGCTGGTGGGCACCAGCTACAGCAAGATCGACGACTGGAACTTCGTCGGTTTCCTCAAGGAGGCGCTCAACCGCGACCTGCTGTCCATCGCCGTGGAAGCCCGCGGGCCGTTCGAGGCGATGAACCAGTTCCTGGCCAGCGACCAGTTGCAAGACCCGCGTATCGACACGGTGGTCTGGGAGTTCCCCCTGCGCACCCTGCTCGCGCAGCGCCCCGACACAGCCCGTCACACCGCCCAACCCGGGCATTTCTGA
- a CDS encoding alginate O-acetyltransferase AlgF — MKPSTLFAALALTVASHSTLAAEGNADLYDAVAPADSTFVRVLNLSDANIEVTLSGKVNPQKVAPGQLGGYRFVPAGAHKIGIGAKAIEATLAANAASTVVYDGKQLDLIADQYVNEPKKAQVAFYNLTPAQATLRTADGKHEVVKALANRQTGARMVNEIKIDFAAYVNDKEVASFDELFLKKGRSYSYVLLPGNRSLSLANSIDPTE; from the coding sequence ATGAAGCCTTCAACCCTGTTCGCCGCCCTCGCCCTGACGGTCGCCAGCCACTCCACCCTGGCCGCCGAAGGCAACGCCGACCTGTATGACGCCGTGGCCCCGGCCGACTCGACATTCGTGCGCGTACTCAACCTGTCCGACGCCAACATCGAGGTGACCCTCAGCGGCAAGGTCAACCCCCAGAAGGTCGCCCCAGGGCAACTCGGTGGCTACCGCTTCGTGCCGGCGGGCGCGCACAAGATCGGCATCGGCGCCAAGGCCATCGAGGCGACTTTGGCGGCCAACGCCGCCAGCACCGTGGTGTACGACGGCAAGCAACTGGACCTGATCGCCGACCAGTACGTCAACGAGCCGAAAAAGGCCCAGGTGGCCTTCTACAACCTGACCCCGGCCCAGGCCACGCTGCGCACCGCCGATGGCAAGCATGAGGTGGTCAAGGCCCTGGCCAACCGCCAGACCGGCGCACGCATGGTCAACGAGATCAAGATCGACTTCGCCGCCTATGTGAATGACAAGGAGGTGGCCAGTTTCGACGAGCTGTTCCTGAAGAAGGGCCGCTCGTACAGCTATGTGCTGCTGCCAGGCAACCGCAGCTTGAGCCTGGCCAACAGCATCGACCCGACCGAGTGA